A genome region from Babesia bigemina genome assembly Bbig001, chromosome : I includes the following:
- a CDS encoding helicase, putative, protein MLPNSLLVHQVHQVLSELVRDTGMRVDMVDNIETQEMPDVVIGTPQKLLSKFDVYNLNFKVDVFQNIAYLVLDEADQLVEQTSEACLRRFLALANKRVKTILAAATVSTAGRRSTKNSIDRLFKNLTVRSTDRVHALPTNLEPNFVYCTGYEQKVEKLLEILGEMKPQQRALVFCGTVKSSEALYDILKKTHRHLDVGLINRCVDVETQLAVVDEQHGNKVIICTDLLARGIDIPRVSTVVQFDFPTNVLDYIHRSGRAGRNMQRCKASLLWTDADRDFFTLLSDNHDNLPALFSRKRGLRKRLKRGLPVGDTPARSGGEDLNDKM, encoded by the exons AtgctccctaactcactgCTGGTGCACCAGGTCCACCAAGTGTTGTCTGAACTTGTGCG GGACACGGGGATGCGCGTCGATATGGTTGATAATATCGAGACGCAGGAGATGCCCGACGTGGTGATTGGTACGCCGCAAAAACTCCTCTCCAAGTTCGACGTGTACAACCTCAACTTCAAGGTTGACGTTTTCCAAAATATCGCATACCTGGTGCTCGACGAAGCGGACCAACTGGTGGAACAAACGAGCGAAGCGTGTTTGCGTCGATTTCTGGCACTTGCAAACAAACGGGTGAAAACCATTttggccgccgccacggtgTCCACGGCTGGAAGGCGAAGCACCAAAAACTCCATAGACCGTTTGTTCAAGAACCTCACTGTGCGGAGCACGGATCGAGTGCATGCATTACCAACGAACTTAGAGCCCAATTTCGTATACTGCACTGGCTACGAGCAAAAGGTGGAAAAGTTGCTGGAGATACTCGGGGAGATGAAACCACAACAACGAGCGCTCGTCTTCTGCGGGACAGTGAAGTCGTCAGAAGCGCTCTATGATATTCTAAAGAAGACTCATCGGCATCTGGACGTCGGGTTAATCAATAGGTGCGTCGACGTGGAGACACAACTTGCTGTGGTTGACGAGCAACATGGAAACAAGGTAATCATCTGTACCGATTTGCTGGCGCGTGGCATCGACATACCACGCGTTTCGACAGTTGTGCAGTTCGACTTTCCGACGAACGTGCTGGATTACATCCACAGATCCGGCAGAGCTGGCCGCAACAtgcagcgatgtaaagcGAGTTTGCTGTGGACCGACGCAGACCGCGACTTTTTCACCTTGCTCAGCGATAATCACGACAATCTGCCTGCACTGTTCAGCCGCAAGCGTGGGCTTCGAAAGAGGCTGAAGCGAGGTCTGCCTGTCGGCGATACGCCAGCCCGAAGTGGTGGCGAAGACCTCAATGACAAAATGTAA
- a CDS encoding ribosomal protein L31, putative, with product MAKDKLKKKALQPITRDYTIHLHKMVHRATFKRKAPTAIKKIKEFAAKAMKTTDVRIDNTLNRYIWSNGIRNLPRRVRVRISRKRNDDDDAKEPMFTLVQHVPVDDFTGLQTEVVANE from the exons ATGGCAAAGG ACAAGCTCAAGAAGAAGGCCCTGCAGCCTATTACCAGGGACTACACCATCCACCTTCACAAGATGGTTCATCGCGCGACTTTCAAGAGAAAGGCCCCTACTGCCATCAAGAAGATCAAGGAGTTCGCTGCCAAGGCCATGAAGACCACG GATGTGCGCATTGACAACACCCTCAACCGCTACATCTGGTCGAACGGTATTCGCAACCTCCCGCGCCGTGTGCGTGTCCGCATCTCCCGCAAGCGcaacgacgacgatgatgccaAGGAGCCCATGTTCACGCTTGTGCAACACGTGCCAGTTGACGACTTCACTGGCCTGCAGACGGAAGTTGTCGCTAACGAATGA